A genomic window from Litoreibacter janthinus includes:
- a CDS encoding DUF4962 domain-containing protein: MPRDDLQTIDEPAAGRLTIQYGPSNGVAIPENPPRFSWLPVIEDEAEYVLRVSTDPKFPANGTDVFSGIPLNFFTPDRVLPAGDYHWSYAVWDPKTSKPASTWSAARSFSITEGLPETPLASRATRFQACDKNHPHLWLTPDRLSQFRKDVKSDPDHCTWSTFFEKSVLPWMDRDILPEPAGYPNHQRVAAVWRQTYIDCQELLYAIRHLAIGGQVTQDAAMLARAKEWLLSAAAWNPTGTTSRSYTDEWAFRVNVALAWGYDWLYDQLDEDERAIVLKALLERTRETADHLIKHANIHLFPFDSHAVRAVSAVLIPASIAMLGETPEAEEWLNYSIEFLFTVYSPWGDSDGGWAEGPHYWMTGMAYLIDAANLLKGYTGIDLYQRPFFQRTGDFPLYTKSPDTRRATFGDDSTMGDLPAVKIGFNLRQYAGVTGNGAYQWYYDEIKRTNPGTEMAFYNWGWWDFNFDELAYRTDFPIVEAVPPSDDDQLRWFKGIGWVAIQHRMQDPDNHIQFVMKASPYGAISHSHGDQNAFCLAGFGEDLAIQSGHYVAFNSTMHQNWRRQTLSKNAILVNGKGQYAGKDKVLAMQSAGRINTAEEREDHIYIQGDATAAYKTMSPEVTSVLRDVYFVQNEYFVIVDSIDADEPVEIDWLLHANAPMTLGDTTFRYSGERAGFYGKILWSEAGAPALSQKTGFTDVNPSEIEGLPVSTCLTARFPKAIRHRIATLLVPYRSAAPRRVFSFLDDQGYDCDLYFTTSDDRSFKVVVPKTFDVAS; the protein is encoded by the coding sequence ATGCCCCGCGATGACCTTCAAACGATAGACGAGCCAGCCGCAGGGCGTTTGACAATCCAGTATGGGCCGTCAAATGGCGTCGCCATACCAGAGAACCCACCGCGGTTTTCATGGTTGCCGGTGATCGAGGACGAAGCGGAATATGTGTTGCGCGTTTCGACCGACCCGAAATTTCCAGCCAATGGCACGGACGTGTTCAGCGGCATCCCCCTGAATTTTTTCACGCCTGATCGCGTGCTACCAGCAGGCGACTACCATTGGTCCTATGCCGTTTGGGATCCCAAGACTTCCAAACCTGCCAGTACGTGGAGCGCCGCGCGCAGCTTTTCCATTACAGAGGGCCTTCCCGAAACGCCGTTGGCAAGCCGCGCCACGCGTTTTCAGGCCTGCGACAAGAACCACCCTCATTTGTGGTTGACCCCCGACCGCCTGAGCCAGTTCCGCAAAGACGTCAAAAGCGATCCCGACCATTGCACATGGTCGACCTTTTTCGAAAAATCCGTCCTGCCGTGGATGGATCGCGATATCCTGCCAGAGCCCGCGGGATACCCGAACCATCAACGCGTGGCTGCCGTATGGCGTCAGACATATATCGATTGTCAGGAATTGCTTTACGCGATCCGCCACCTAGCCATTGGAGGTCAGGTAACCCAAGACGCGGCAATGCTGGCGCGGGCCAAGGAATGGTTGCTCTCTGCGGCCGCTTGGAACCCGACGGGCACCACGTCGCGCAGTTACACCGACGAATGGGCGTTCCGCGTTAACGTCGCTTTGGCTTGGGGCTATGATTGGCTGTACGACCAGTTGGACGAAGACGAGCGGGCGATTGTTCTCAAAGCCCTTCTTGAGCGCACCCGCGAGACAGCGGATCACCTGATCAAACACGCCAACATCCACCTGTTCCCGTTTGACAGCCATGCTGTCCGCGCGGTCTCGGCCGTGCTTATCCCGGCGTCGATCGCCATGCTGGGCGAGACACCGGAGGCCGAGGAGTGGCTCAACTACTCCATCGAGTTCTTGTTCACTGTCTATAGCCCATGGGGTGACTCAGATGGCGGCTGGGCCGAGGGTCCGCACTACTGGATGACAGGAATGGCCTACCTTATTGACGCCGCGAACCTGCTGAAAGGCTACACCGGCATCGACCTCTATCAGAGACCGTTTTTCCAACGCACAGGGGATTTCCCTCTCTACACCAAGTCGCCAGATACCCGTCGCGCGACGTTTGGCGACGACAGCACCATGGGCGATCTGCCAGCGGTCAAAATCGGCTTCAACCTGCGCCAATACGCAGGCGTTACCGGAAATGGTGCATATCAGTGGTATTACGACGAGATAAAGCGCACGAACCCCGGAACAGAGATGGCGTTCTACAACTGGGGCTGGTGGGACTTCAATTTTGACGAGCTGGCCTACCGGACCGACTTCCCCATCGTAGAGGCCGTGCCGCCAAGTGACGACGACCAACTGCGCTGGTTCAAAGGGATCGGCTGGGTCGCGATACAGCACCGGATGCAAGATCCAGACAACCACATTCAGTTCGTGATGAAGGCCTCACCCTACGGTGCAATCAGTCACAGCCATGGGGACCAAAACGCATTTTGTCTTGCGGGCTTTGGCGAGGACCTTGCGATCCAGTCAGGTCACTATGTGGCGTTTAACAGCACCATGCACCAAAACTGGCGGCGTCAGACGTTGTCGAAGAATGCTATTCTTGTGAACGGCAAAGGTCAGTATGCGGGCAAGGACAAGGTGCTTGCGATGCAGTCAGCGGGCCGGATCAATACGGCTGAAGAACGCGAAGATCACATCTACATCCAGGGCGACGCAACGGCCGCCTACAAGACTATGTCGCCAGAAGTCACTTCGGTGCTGCGCGACGTCTATTTTGTCCAGAACGAATATTTTGTCATCGTCGACAGCATCGACGCGGACGAGCCGGTGGAAATTGACTGGCTCCTGCATGCGAACGCCCCAATGACTTTGGGCGACACAACCTTCCGCTACTCCGGCGAAAGGGCAGGATTCTACGGTAAAATTCTGTGGTCCGAAGCTGGCGCGCCCGCGCTCAGCCAGAAGACAGGCTTTACCGATGTAAACCCATCCGAGATCGAGGGATTGCCCGTCAGCACTTGCCTGACCGCACGGTTCCCGAAGGCCATTCGTCACCGGATCGCCACGCTGTTGGTTCCGTATCGCTCAGCTGCGCCGCGTCGCGTGTTCAGCTTCCTCGACGATCAGGGATATGACTGCGACCTGTATTTCACCACATCCGACGACCGAAGCTTCAAGGTCGTTGTGCCCAAGACATTTGATGTCGCGAGCTAA
- a CDS encoding SDR family NAD(P)-dependent oxidoreductase has protein sequence MKLAGKTAIITGGGRDIGRACAIKLASEGANVVINYFASSEGADSAVAEIKAAGGKAIALQGDLNTQAGVDALVNGAVSEFGGVDVLVNNTGGLIARKTIAEMSLDHWNAVMDLNLTSTFLMVKACLPHLKNGAIVNLASQAARDGGGPGSVAYATSKGAVMTMTRGLAKELGPNVRVNALCPGMIDTDFHNIHTADAARRGYEAAAPVKRQGVSEDVANLVLFLACDDSAFITGANVDINGGMLFS, from the coding sequence ATGAAACTCGCTGGCAAGACAGCAATTATCACTGGCGGTGGTCGCGACATTGGCCGCGCCTGTGCGATCAAGCTCGCCTCGGAAGGGGCGAATGTTGTGATCAACTATTTCGCCAGCAGCGAAGGCGCGGATAGCGCAGTCGCCGAAATCAAGGCTGCAGGCGGCAAAGCAATTGCGCTTCAGGGCGACCTGAACACTCAAGCGGGTGTCGATGCGCTGGTTAATGGGGCGGTGTCCGAGTTCGGTGGCGTCGACGTGTTGGTTAACAACACCGGCGGTCTGATCGCGCGCAAGACAATCGCCGAAATGTCTCTGGATCACTGGAACGCGGTGATGGACCTTAACCTGACAAGCACCTTCTTGATGGTTAAAGCATGTCTTCCGCATCTGAAAAACGGCGCCATCGTAAACCTTGCAAGCCAAGCGGCGCGTGATGGCGGTGGGCCGGGCTCTGTCGCCTACGCGACGTCCAAAGGGGCAGTTATGACCATGACGCGCGGTTTGGCCAAGGAGCTGGGCCCGAATGTGCGGGTGAACGCGTTGTGCCCCGGCATGATCGACACCGATTTCCACAACATCCACACCGCAGACGCAGCGCGCCGGGGTTACGAAGCCGCTGCACCGGTCAAGCGGCAGGGTGTGTCCGAGGATGTTGCCAATCTGGTTCTCTTCCTTGCCTGTGACGACTCCGCGTTTATCACCGGCGCGAATGTCGACATCAACGGCGGTATGCTGTTCAGCTAG
- a CDS encoding TRAP transporter large permease has protein sequence MGLTILLLVFGLLVVVGMPVAFAMGIAAASAFWYEGFPMLITFQRATAGVSVFSLLAIPFFVFAGELMLHGGIASRLVKLASALVGHLKGGLAMVNIFSSMLFGGISGSAVADISALGSLLIPVMKERGYRPDFAVNVTVTSSIAGIVIPPSHNMIIFAVAAGGGISVSKLFLAGVIPGILMCVCLAIAAYILSVKHKYPAEPFPGWGEVGRSAADAIPGFITAVIIVGGTLSGVFTVTESGAFGALYALLLTKFYYRSLTWDAFVRAATGAVRTTAMVMILIAFASSFAYLLALYQVPAKLSDLLVSISDNPIIILLMINVILLMLGMIMDMAALILICTPIFLPIAKGLGMDPTQFGIMMLVNLGLGLCTPPVGTCLFVGCAVGKVKIEEALKSIWPFYLAILLALILVTYVPAVSLWLPSLLG, from the coding sequence ATGGGCCTGACTATTCTCTTGCTCGTTTTCGGCCTCCTTGTGGTGGTCGGTATGCCGGTTGCATTCGCCATGGGCATCGCTGCGGCATCCGCCTTCTGGTATGAAGGCTTCCCGATGCTGATCACCTTCCAGCGCGCGACTGCGGGTGTGTCGGTGTTTTCGCTTCTGGCCATTCCATTCTTCGTCTTCGCGGGGGAGCTTATGCTGCATGGGGGGATCGCGTCCCGATTGGTGAAGCTCGCCTCCGCCCTTGTCGGCCACCTCAAAGGTGGGTTGGCGATGGTCAATATTTTCTCGTCGATGTTGTTCGGCGGCATTTCCGGCTCCGCAGTGGCGGACATCTCGGCCCTCGGGTCGCTGCTGATCCCTGTCATGAAAGAACGCGGCTACCGACCGGATTTCGCGGTCAACGTCACCGTGACGTCCTCGATCGCGGGTATCGTGATCCCGCCCAGCCACAACATGATCATCTTCGCTGTAGCGGCTGGTGGCGGCATCTCCGTCTCGAAGCTGTTCCTTGCAGGCGTGATCCCCGGCATTTTGATGTGCGTATGCCTTGCGATTGCGGCCTATATCCTGTCAGTAAAGCACAAATACCCCGCCGAACCTTTCCCCGGATGGGGTGAGGTTGGCCGAAGCGCTGCAGACGCAATCCCCGGTTTTATCACCGCCGTTATCATCGTGGGAGGGACACTTTCGGGCGTTTTCACCGTAACGGAATCCGGTGCATTCGGCGCACTGTATGCACTGTTGCTGACGAAATTCTACTATCGCTCTCTGACTTGGGACGCTTTCGTTCGTGCCGCGACGGGTGCTGTCCGCACCACCGCGATGGTGATGATCCTGATCGCATTTGCCTCGTCCTTCGCCTACCTGCTGGCCCTCTACCAAGTGCCTGCAAAGCTGAGCGATCTTCTGGTTTCGATCTCGGATAATCCAATCATCATCTTGCTGATGATTAACGTCATCCTGCTGATGTTGGGCATGATCATGGATATGGCTGCGCTGATCCTGATCTGTACACCCATCTTTCTGCCAATCGCCAAGGGCCTTGGCATGGACCCGACCCAGTTCGGTATCATGATGCTTGTGAACCTCGGGCTGGGCTTGTGCACGCCCCCTGTCGGCACCTGCCTGTTCGTCGGGTGTGCCGTTGGCAAAGTGAAGATCGAGGAAGCGCTAAAGTCTATCTGGCCCTTCTATCTGGCCATTTTGCTGGCCTTGATTTTGGTCACATATGTGCCAGCAGTATCGCTTTGGTTGCCGTCGCTGCTGGGGTGA
- a CDS encoding TRAP transporter small permease: MVGQSSKFLKLQSALDAISRACIIVASVALVILVATFGWLVFGRYVLNATPTWVEQLALLLICYIAFLGAAAGIKEDTHLGVTLFRDMVPTVLQKILIVLIDLTLAAFGAIMLIAGITLMKFGWATLLPMLDIPESFRTLAITSCGGLIFLFAGARGVLRILTFSDWQPSPHELDT, translated from the coding sequence ATGGTGGGGCAGTCTTCCAAATTTCTTAAGCTTCAATCCGCGTTGGACGCCATAAGCAGAGCCTGCATCATCGTTGCATCCGTTGCTTTGGTCATTCTCGTCGCGACATTCGGCTGGCTGGTTTTCGGGCGCTACGTCCTGAACGCCACACCGACTTGGGTCGAGCAACTCGCCCTTCTCTTGATATGCTACATTGCCTTTCTGGGCGCTGCTGCAGGGATCAAGGAAGACACGCATCTTGGGGTCACGCTGTTCCGTGACATGGTCCCTACTGTCTTGCAAAAAATCCTCATCGTCCTGATTGACCTCACGCTCGCCGCCTTTGGGGCCATCATGCTCATCGCTGGTATCACGCTGATGAAGTTCGGCTGGGCCACGTTGCTGCCGATGCTCGATATTCCGGAGAGCTTTCGCACCTTGGCGATCACGTCTTGTGGCGGGCTCATCTTTCTTTTTGCCGGTGCACGCGGAGTTCTGAGAATTCTGACATTCTCGGACTGGCAGCCCTCCCCTCACGAATTGGACACCTAA
- a CDS encoding TRAP transporter substrate-binding protein has protein sequence MLHSNIRKSLFGAVIGGALLGAGASASAAELRGWNIHVEDYPVSIAMESFMAEVAEKTGGEVTGKIYHNGVLGSQPDAIEQIRLGVIDFGEFSLGPMGQSIPETNVVSLPFIFKSIPQMYKLMDGEVGEAIGKGMIAKGIVPLGWYDAGARSFYNSVRPINAPSDVEGLKVRVMSNDLFVGMVESMNGNATPMAFGEVYQSIKTGVVDGAENNPPSYESTNHFEVAQYYSLTEHLIIPECLCMSLKTWEKMTPEQQAILKEAGQTSANLQRELWQAREAASMDKVQAGGTTVNKIADKAPFQEAMAPVYDQFLAANPDLVSLVNMIRSAD, from the coding sequence ATGCTGCATTCTAACATTCGCAAAAGCCTATTCGGCGCCGTTATTGGCGGCGCATTGCTTGGCGCAGGGGCTTCTGCATCCGCTGCTGAACTGCGCGGCTGGAATATCCATGTTGAAGACTATCCGGTCTCCATCGCAATGGAATCCTTTATGGCTGAAGTTGCCGAAAAAACCGGTGGTGAAGTCACGGGCAAGATTTACCACAACGGCGTTCTTGGCAGCCAGCCTGACGCAATCGAGCAAATCCGCCTTGGCGTGATCGACTTTGGTGAATTCAGCCTTGGTCCAATGGGCCAATCAATTCCAGAGACCAACGTCGTCTCGCTGCCGTTCATCTTCAAATCCATCCCGCAGATGTACAAGCTGATGGACGGCGAAGTCGGTGAAGCTATCGGCAAAGGCATGATTGCAAAGGGTATCGTCCCGCTTGGTTGGTATGACGCTGGTGCGCGGTCTTTCTATAACTCGGTTCGCCCGATCAATGCGCCTTCCGATGTCGAAGGCCTGAAAGTTCGTGTCATGAGCAACGACCTGTTCGTTGGCATGGTTGAATCGATGAACGGCAACGCGACACCCATGGCGTTTGGCGAAGTCTACCAGTCGATCAAAACAGGCGTTGTAGATGGCGCGGAAAACAACCCGCCATCCTACGAGTCGACCAACCACTTTGAAGTTGCTCAGTACTACTCCCTGACGGAGCACCTGATCATCCCAGAATGCCTCTGCATGAGCCTGAAAACTTGGGAAAAAATGACCCCGGAACAGCAGGCGATATTGAAAGAAGCCGGTCAGACCAGTGCCAATCTTCAACGTGAGTTGTGGCAGGCGCGTGAAGCGGCCAGCATGGACAAAGTGCAAGCCGGCGGCACGACAGTGAACAAAATCGCAGATAAAGCCCCATTCCAAGAAGCAATGGCGCCTGTTTACGATCAGTTCCTGGCGGCAAACCCTGATCTTGTCAGCTTGGTCAACATGATCCGTTCCGCGGACTAA
- a CDS encoding autotransporter assembly complex protein TamA, whose amino-acid sequence MALGFAASLPSGAAALDIVRVGLIGSGDAELRDSLQANSIVKTLEGKAETTGGDVLAAARSEYARMIEVLYSKGYYSSVVSVLVDGREAALIDPFREPSSVAEVQILVEPGRPFRFGRAQIGPLLDQSPLESGFRTGAPALADVVRETASDAVDDWRGAGYAKATIADQSVLARHATAQLDVDIALSTGPRVTFGEIVIAGETDVREKRVRKIAGIPSGQIYDPEAVAKAASRLRKTGTFKSVQVIEAETVNADGSLDMQINVVDRKPRRIGGGVELSSLDGLTLSGYWLHRNILGGAEQLRVDTEIAQIGGNSGDIDYDLSFRFEKPAAFGADTLLFAEGGLSYSDEPDYIEKQVELTVGLSREFGDRLTGELGIGYSFSRVTDLYVTPNTQRDIQLFSLPFALTYDARDNRLDTKDGYYLKGELTPFYETVQGQTGAHLTFDARAYKALGETKQTVFAGRLQLGQLVGLTSQTAPPDFLFYSGGGGTVRGQPYQSLGVPIAGGTIGGRAFAALSGEVRYAINDTFGLVAFADAGFIGADGFGNGAWHSGAGLGVRYQTPVGPIRLDVAAPVSGNTGSGVQVYVGIGQAF is encoded by the coding sequence GTGGCTTTGGGTTTCGCGGCCTCGCTGCCAAGCGGCGCGGCGGCTTTGGACATTGTGCGGGTGGGTCTTATCGGCTCAGGCGACGCGGAGCTGCGGGATAGCTTGCAGGCAAACTCCATCGTGAAAACTCTTGAAGGCAAGGCAGAGACAACCGGTGGTGATGTACTTGCCGCCGCCCGTTCTGAATACGCACGGATGATCGAGGTTCTGTATTCGAAAGGCTATTATTCGTCCGTGGTCAGCGTTCTGGTCGATGGGCGTGAGGCTGCATTGATTGATCCGTTCCGCGAACCCTCCAGTGTCGCTGAAGTGCAAATTTTGGTAGAGCCCGGACGTCCGTTTCGGTTCGGGCGTGCACAGATCGGCCCACTTCTTGATCAGTCCCCTTTAGAGTCTGGCTTCCGCACGGGTGCCCCCGCCCTGGCGGACGTTGTGCGCGAAACCGCAAGCGACGCGGTCGATGACTGGCGCGGCGCGGGATATGCCAAGGCAACGATCGCGGATCAATCGGTGCTGGCGCGACATGCCACCGCACAGCTTGATGTAGACATCGCGCTGTCAACCGGACCGCGCGTGACCTTCGGGGAGATAGTAATCGCTGGCGAAACAGATGTGCGCGAAAAGCGGGTACGCAAGATTGCAGGCATCCCAAGCGGGCAAATCTATGATCCTGAAGCCGTCGCCAAAGCAGCCAGCCGGCTACGCAAAACCGGAACGTTCAAATCCGTGCAGGTGATCGAGGCAGAAACTGTCAATGCTGACGGCTCACTCGATATGCAGATCAACGTGGTGGACCGGAAGCCGCGGCGGATCGGCGGCGGGGTGGAGCTTTCCAGTTTGGACGGACTGACGCTTTCCGGCTATTGGCTCCACCGTAACATCTTGGGCGGGGCAGAGCAGTTGCGCGTCGATACCGAGATCGCTCAAATCGGAGGCAATTCTGGCGATATCGACTACGACCTGTCCTTCAGGTTCGAAAAGCCTGCCGCCTTCGGTGCCGACACGCTGCTCTTCGCAGAGGGCGGTTTGTCCTATTCGGACGAACCTGACTACATTGAAAAGCAGGTCGAACTGACTGTAGGCCTTTCGCGTGAGTTCGGGGACCGCCTCACCGGAGAGCTTGGGATTGGCTATAGCTTCTCACGCGTGACGGACCTCTACGTCACCCCGAACACACAACGCGATATTCAACTTTTCAGTCTTCCCTTCGCGCTGACTTACGATGCGCGCGACAACCGATTGGACACCAAAGACGGGTATTACCTCAAGGGCGAACTGACGCCGTTCTACGAGACGGTGCAGGGGCAAACCGGGGCGCATCTGACGTTTGATGCTCGGGCCTACAAAGCCTTGGGTGAAACGAAGCAAACCGTCTTCGCAGGACGTTTGCAGCTAGGGCAGTTGGTTGGCCTGACCTCCCAGACCGCACCGCCTGACTTCTTGTTCTATTCCGGTGGCGGCGGCACCGTGCGCGGGCAACCTTACCAGTCATTGGGCGTGCCGATCGCTGGCGGCACCATCGGGGGCCGCGCCTTTGCCGCTCTGTCTGGGGAGGTGCGATATGCGATCAACGACACGTTCGGATTGGTCGCCTTTGCGGATGCAGGCTTTATCGGCGCTGACGGGTTTGGCAACGGGGCCTGGCACTCCGGCGCCGGGCTGGGTGTGCGGTACCAAACGCCGGTCGGACCCATCAGGCTCGACGTGGCAGCACCTGTCTCAGGGAACACTGGCAGCGGGGTGCAGGTCTATGTCGGCATCGGGCAGGCTTTCTGA